In Rattus rattus isolate New Zealand chromosome 9, Rrattus_CSIRO_v1, whole genome shotgun sequence, a genomic segment contains:
- the Spem3 gene encoding uncharacterized protein SPEM3 — translation MGERTYHGAHSCSGTNLRKCQDLGDSILLILGSFILLNVGINVVTLLWKHLKNSLRILFHHYFPKDTKNLCSKIPARFHHRPGFLPAHVNHLDSWIPDTNDENISTCCWMPPQCGHGRAPQEAPWELWKEGLMGAGEAPQAVAMKTQASSFSRPEISPQIPKTSKLNMVLPSSPQDKTKAPLDSQPHAPAQALTYTSTNTHEHPSTQSQTQTSEHSETRAQGVKHTPPSRAPDYIPARSEVPKPANALSSTSSRQPAPTPPYPSIHVPPHSQSHILGQAQAHILPSSSLQVPAPIPAQGLGHSPKQNSVHTSPQAPAKSPAYTSFQSKGHEPVPIPVHTLTHSQADVPKETTSQVLAHSQIHSYARTSVPNPTSASVPSPTFTPATCVLTPVPTCVPASTLALSMTMTTTQAPAQVPTTTSTPILSSVPSMVATFGSNSSTGHMVYDARGVKQSTVLKHSSQESRYFRKDLNILSRSQEVTSLVNSGSAEQRPKQYSGSSAEPPSGPMLGYLELGNMEWKISDNVKDKFSKPKTFPYNSVHPCCSERKTEEAQAPLYHQFLVYAQDATPSKPCLHSPSTTQSTLPTIPPPCTLSLPLVSPRTFTVSQVNYQKSSNLTQVPSFLSTPNSPQTGSSSHFSMPSQFSTISQSLIQPPNPENQNLNQGLGLQKTPPSLAKDSGVPKNTGFTQDPGLQKNPSLTRDPGLHKNPSLIPNPGFQKNPGLTQDPGLCKNPSLTPNPGFQKNPGLTQDPGLHKNPGLTLTPSVNKNLGFYKFPDHTQDLYLCMNPNSSQDSCLQKNLDVSQDSGLRSPAAVQDAGVLRNRPALGVIQHSSPHKNVLFNETSGQKTLSFMQDSLVYRNAPSNQDTVIDKNKDPSPETIYKKPDPCRDSGGNNATGNVQHPGVCRNVGLTQDSRPQKSQCHTEDSDVNKGPGLTQESGPHKNLDLVQTSCLHKSSGLTQDSGDYKNLGLLQDSGTCRASDLLQDSDSYKSSSLINTTEPEKRSDLNQDVSIYSSEHSQSSIPQECPETDQDPCSHRDPALGRGSGFKPPGLTQQASPCKDSSLILDPGRTKRLSYVPSTDSVQISGSLPTIMLTPSPVKPFVCKMASQKDNTGQHLSWTPVPVSQNSCPPKAQVVPTDLKSFSEVPVLIELQPPSRRLDSQDWAYHPVDTVPPAFQKYRQMSMPPKINWKPHCPGPGTRSGHVVFDSRQKPLVTGREKCEALTSRRFRQETPRNSEETQKEWGYENVMRTLNKDGTNTHRE, via the exons ATGGGTGAACGAACCTACCACGGAGCCCATTCCTGTTCTGGCACCAACCTCAGGAAATGCCAGGATTTAGGAGATTCAATTCTTCTGATTCTGGGCAGCTTCATCTTGCTCAACGTGGGAATCAATGTGGTGACTCTG CTCTGGAAGCATCTGAAGAACTCCTTGAGGATTCTTTTCCATCACTATTTCCCCAAAG ATACCAAGAACCTGTGTTCGAAAATCCCTGCCCGATTCCACCACCGTCCCGGTTTCCTACCTGCGCACGTCAATCACCTTGACTCTTGGATACCAGACACAAATGATGAGAACATTTCTACGTGCTGCTGGATGCCACCCCAGTGTGGACACGGCAGAGCTCCCCAAGAAGCTCCATGGGAACTGTGGAAAGAAGGACTGATGGGAGCTGGAGAAGCCCCTCAGGCTGTAGCCATGAAGACTCAAGCTTCTTCCTTTTCCAGGCCAGAGATTTCTCCACAAATTCCAAAGACAAGCAAGCTAAACATGGTTCTACCATCTTCACCCCAAGACAAGACTAAGGCACCACTTGACAGCCAACCCCATGCTCCGGCCCAGGCTCTAACCTATACCTCAACCAACACCCATGAGCACCCCTCCACCCAGTCCCAGACTCAGACCTCAGAGCACTCTGAAACCAGGGCACAGGGTGTTAAGCATACACCACCATCCCGGGCACCTGACTATATCCCAGCCCGCAGTGAAGTCCCCAAACCAGCCAATGCTCTATCCTCAACCTCATCCCGTCaaccagcccccaccccaccctatccCTCCATCCATGTCCCACCTCATAGTCAATCCCATATCTTGGGTCAGGCCCAGGCCCACATCCTGCCCTCTAGCTCactccaggttccagccccaATCCCAGCCCAGGGCTTAGGCCACAGCCCTAAGCAAAACTCAGTACATACATCACCTCAAGCCCCAGCCAAGTCTCCTGCATACACTTCCTTCCAATCCAAAGGCCACGAACCAGTCCCAATCCCAGTACACACCTTGACCCACTCCCAAGCTGATGTCCCTAAAGAGACAACGTCTCAAGTCTTAGCACATTCTCAGATTCATTCGTATGCCCGTACCTCAGTGCCCAACCCAACCTCTGCCTCAGTCCCTTCCCCAACCTTTACCCCAGCCACTTGTGTCCTTACCCCTGTCCCAACCTGTGTCCCAGCCTCTACCCTAGCACTGTCCATGACCATGACCACTACTCAAGCACCTGCTCAAGTTCCTACCACCACCTCTACCCCGATCCTGTCTTCTGTTCCTTCTATGGTGGCGACTTTCGGTTCCAACTCTTCTACTGGCCATATGGTCTATGATGCCCGAGGAGTGAAGCAGAGCACTGTCCTTAAACACAGCTCCCAGGAGTCGAGGTATTTCAGGAAGGACTTGAACATCCTCTCCAGATCTCAAGAGGTGACGAGCCTGGTAAATTCTGGTTCTGCTGAGCAAAGACCAAAGCAGTACAGTGGGAGCAGTGCTGAGCCTCCATCCGGGCCTATGCTGGGCTACCTGGAGTTGGGGAACATGGAATGGAAGATCTCAGATAATGTAAAAGATAAGTTTTCCAAGCCCAAGACCTTCCCTTACAACAGCGTTCATCCTTGCTGTTCTGAGAGGAAAACTGAGGAAGCCCAGGCTCCACTCTACCACCAGTTCCTGGTCTATGCCCAGGATGCTACTCCCTCGAAACCCTGCCTTCACTCTCCCAGCACTACTCAGAGCACACTGCCCACCATCCCCCCGCCGTgcactctctctctgcctcttgtttCTCCCAGAACATTCACTGTTTCTCAGGTTAACTATCAGAAGTCCTCCAACTTAACACAagtcccctcctttctctctactCCCAATTCTCCTCAGACGGGCTCCTCTTCCCACTTCTCTATGCCTTCTCAGTTCTCCACCATTTCTCAGTCCTTAATCCAACCTCCAAACCCTGAGAATCAAAACCTTAACCAAGGCCTTGGCCTTCAAAAGACTCCACCATCCCTTGCCAAGGATTCTGGAGTTCCCAAGAACACAGGCTTTACACAAGATCCAGGACTCCAGAAAAACCCGAGCCTTACCCGAGATCCAGGCCTCCACAAGAACCCAAGCCTTATCCCAAATCCAGGATTCCAGAAAAACCCAGGCCTTACCCAAGATCCAGGCCTCTGCAAGAACCCAAGCCTTACCCCAAATCCAGGATTCCAGAAGAACCCAGGCCTTACCCAAGATCCAGGCCTCCACAAGAACCCAGGTCTTACCCTGACCCCAAGCGTCAACAAGAATTTGGGTTTCTACAAATTTCCAGACCATACTCAAGATCTTTACCTCTGCATGAATCCAAACAGTTCTCAAGACTCTTGCCTTCAGAAGAATCTGGATGTCTCTCAGGACTCTGGCCTAAGGAGTCCAGCTGCCGTTCAAGATGCTGGTGTCCTTAGGAACCGTCCAGCCTTGGGTGTCATCCAACACTCTAGTCCCCACAAGAATGTATTATTTAACGAAACATCTGGCCAGAAGACTTTGAGCTTTATGCAAGACTCTCTGGTCTATAGGAATGCTCCATCAAACCAAGATACTGTAATCGACAAAAATAAAGACCCCTCCCCAGAGACCATCTATAAGAAGCCAGACCCCTGTCGAGATTCTGGAGGTAATAATGCTACAGGAAATGTACAACACCCAGGAGTCTGCAGGAATGTAGGCCTTACCCAAGACTCTAGACCACAGAAGAGCCAGTGCCATACGGAAGATTCTGATGTTAACAAAGGCCCAGGACTTACCCAGGAATCTGGTCCCCACAAAAACCTAGATCTTGTTCAAACTTCTTGCCTCCATAAGAGCTCTGGCCTCACACAAGACTCAGGAGACTACAAGAATCTAGGCCTTCTCCAAGATTCTGGAACCTGTAGAGCCTCAGATCTTCTCCAAGACTCTGACTCCTACAAGAGCAGTAGTCTCATCAATACCACTGAACCTGAAAAAAGATCAGACCTTAACCAAGATGTCAGCATTTACAGTTCAGAACATAGCCAAAGCTCTATCCCTCAGGAATGCCCAGAAACGGATCAAGATCCCTGTTCTCATCGGGACCCAGCACTCGGCCGGGGCTCCGGCTTCAAGCCTCCAGGCCTTACCCAGCAAGCTAGCCCCTGCAAGGACTCAAGCCTTATCCTAGACCCTGGCCGCACTAAAAGACTAAGCTATGTTCCAAGTACAGATTCTGTCCAAATCTCAGGCTCACTTCCGACAATAATGCTAACACCTTCCCCAGTGAAACCTTTCGTATGCAAGATGGCTTCTCAAAAGGACAATACTGGGCAGCACTTATCCTGGACTCCTGTCCCTGTCAGTCAAAACTCCTGCCCTCCCAAGGCCCAAGTGGTCCCCACGGACCTGAAATCTTTTTCAGAGGTACCTGTTCTGATTGAGCTACAACCACCCTCCCGGCGGTTAGACAGCCAAGACTGGGCATACCACCCTGTAGATACAGTTCCTCCAGCTTTCCAGAAATATCGCCAGATGTCTATGCCTCCCAAAATCAACTGGAAGCCCCATTGCCCTGGACCAGGCACCAGGTCAGGTCATGTGGTCTTTGATTCCCGCCAGAAACCGTTAGTAACTGGCAGGGAAAAGTGTGAAGCTCTAACTTCCAGGCGTTTTCGTCAAGAGACACCCAGAAACTCAGAGGAGACCCAGAAGGAGTGGGGATATGAAAATGTGATGAGGACCTTGAACAAAGATGGGACAAATACTCATCGGGAATAA
- the Spem2 gene encoding uncharacterized protein SPEM2, translating to MENQLWQSTLGCCSQYQESPQDAENILFLLLGLIILVNISINVTTVIWHGLQNAIDKMFSWIHQKTAEVQVTECPPKEPQPANVQDVHIHCVLDPVQVKMAQPTQCSSSSTHYFRKHSNDRRSRRRYCYPRGSLQIRQSNQQQSCHSRQQRLRNNRQFSHGYPPFRKQHQSHKASQTRPMPFFDVEDRDSPQEDDQSCPHPKQPRRSRGGLYKPVRLASKAGLWGRQGGILASLPLPSLYLSPEMRRLPKRVEAKSELRLQGFGPHYSQSRICGNVEAEQWASSPPPPRRLLPNPSWVTVGYSPFPSGGHIPYDARDQWRRGTEGCEPPPAFVSRNLRSDAQGYRDHSSSQPHRQNFPSYTHSQPNHSPPQSVGYSSRESHEVRRRAPDWTEVFPSRHPLTTSTSLTALGEASYQRAPTASSGLVIPHSSQRLAEGQISDPTPPATTFVPLSRNPGGNANYQVYDSLELKRQVQENRGRASSLPPPSTSASRPSLHRSRTGKLN from the exons ATGGAAAACCAGTTGTGGCAGAGCACCCTGGGGTGCTGCAGTCAATACCAAGAAAGCCCCCAGGATGCGGAGAACATCCTATTCCTGCTTCTGGGCCTCATCATTCTTGTCAACATCAGCATCAATGTGACAACCGTG ATATGGCATGGGCTCCAGAATGCCATAGACAAGATGTTCAGTTGGATACACCAGAAGA CAGCTGAAGTCCAGGTTACAGAGTGTCCCCCCAAAGAGCCCCAACCAGCCAACGTCCAGGATGTCCACATCCACTGTGTCCTGGACCCTGTACAAGTGAAGATGGCCCAACCCACacagtgttcctcttcctctacccacTATTTCCGGAAGCACTCTAATGACAGGCGCAGCCGCAGGCGCTACTGTTACCCACGGGGCAGCCTCCAGATCCGCCAAAGCAACCAGCAACAGAGCTGCCACAGCCGTCAGCAGAGACTTCGGAACAACAGGCAATTCTCCCATGGCTACCCACCCTTCCGTAAACAGCATCAAAGCCACAAGGCGTCACAGACGAGGCCAATGCCCTTCTTTGATGTGGAAGACCGGGATTCCCCTCAGGAGGATGATCAGTCCTGCCCTCATCCCAAGCAACCCCGTAGGAGCCGGGGTGGTTTGTATAAGCCAGTACGTCTGGCCTCCAAAGCGGGACTGTGGGGTCGCCAGGGTGGAATCCTCGCCAGCCTCCCACTACCCTCCCTCTACTTGTCACCAGAGATGCGCCGTCTGCCTAAGCGAGTAGAAGCCAAATCAGAACTGAGGCTACAGGGCTTCGGTCCTCATTATTCACAGTCCCGGATTTGTGGTAATGTGGAAGCTGAGCAGTGGGCCTCATCACCACCTCCTCCCCGCCGGCTGCTTCCTAACCCCTCCTGGGTCACCGTGGGTTATAGCCCTTTCCCTTCAGGGGGCCACATACCTTATGATGCCAGGGATCAGTGGAGGCGTGGGACCgaaggctgtgagccaccacctgCCTTTGTATCCAGGAACCTCAGGTCAGATGCCCAAGGCTACCGGGACCACAGCTCCTCACAGCCCCACCGGCAGAATTTTCCTAGCTATACCCACAGCCAACCCAACCACAGCCCACCACAGTCCGTGGGTTATAGCTCCCGGGAATCTCACGAAGTCCGCAGGCGGGCCCCTGACTGGACTGAGGTTTTCCCCTCTCGTCATCCTCTGACCACCTCTACCTCCCTCACCGCATTGGGTGAGGCTTCATACCAAAGGGCCCCAACTGCCAGCTCGGGCCTGGTGATCCCTCACTCCTCCCAGCGCTTGGCAGAAGGCCAGATTTCAGATCCAACCCCACCTGCAACCACCTTTGTACCACTCAGTCGGAATCCAGGTGGCAATGCCAACTACCAGGTGTATGACAGCCTGGAGCTGAAGAGGCAGGTGCAGGAGAACAGAGGGAGGGCCAGCTCACTGCCACCACCCTCCACCTCAGCTTCAAGGCCCTCTCTGCATAGAAGCCGGACAGGGAAACTTAACTGA
- the Spem1 gene encoding spermatid maturation protein 1 → MAMAERPRPGWASYQNPNPNNCQDMGNSILLLLGLIVCINIGINLVTLLWSRIRILLHRMFHIICEKESSKLSSLGKLAQPLRKQAYPEVHLRCTMDPVKMTVTPPPTRRRHRHRVPPSRRAHRPIAWAPDTDEEKPPQQRPAVCAHHWDRPKTWESFQSMHEIWEPWAQDGLEQPPQTIRFQPTVEGRPLKTEIRSEQGLEAYVYTVNPPPPSPEALSHKNNATGPGGGAEGEQSQGQPISPPFLGPANVPEIPRRRSSGRIVYDAREVRRRLRELTREVEALSHCYPLVSGSSTAEGTGKDWVYRPLKGR, encoded by the exons ATGGCCATGGCAGAGAGGCCACGGCCTGGGTGGGCCTCGTAtcaaaaccccaaccccaacaactGCCAGGACATGGGGAACTCCATTCTGCTGCTCTTGGGTCTCATCGTCTGTATTAACATTGGCATCAACTTAGTGACCCTG CTCTGGAGCCGAATTCGCATCCTCTTACACCGAATGTTCCATATCATTTGTGAAAAAG AAAGCAGTAAATTATCATCACTTGGGAAGCTGGCCCAGCCCTTGAGGAAGCAGGCCTACCCCGAAGTCCATCTCCGATGTACCATGGACCCTGTGAAGATGACCGTGACCCCCCCACCCACTCGTCGTCGTCACCGCCACCGGGTGCCTCCCTCTCGCCGTGCCCACCGCCCAATAGCTTGGGCCCCTGATACTGATGAGGAGAAACCTCCGCAGCAGCGCCCAGCAGTCTGCGCCCACCACTGGGATCGCCCTAAGACTTGGGAAAGTTTCCAATCTATGCATGAGATCTGGGAACCTTGGGCTCAGGATGGTCTAGAGCAACCTCCCCAGACCATCCGCTTCCAGCCAACAGTAGAGGGAAGGCCTCTCAAAACGGAAATCCGGTCAGAGCAGGGTCTGGAGGCCTATGTATATACCGTGAACCCTCCGCCTCCCAGTCCAGAGGCTTTGAGCCATAAAAACAATGCGACGGGGCCTGGGGGAGGTGCCGAGGGCGAGCAATCACAGGGCCAGCCTATCTCACCACCCTTTCTGGGTCCAGCAAATGTCCCTGAAATACCCCGGCGCCGTTCATCAGGTAGAATAGTCTATGATGCCCGAGAAGTGAGGAGAAGGTTACGAGAACTGACCCGAGAGGTGGAGGCTTTGTCCCACTGTTACCCCTTGGTCTCTGGATCCAGCACAGCTGAGGGGACAGGCAAAGATTGGGTGTATCGTCCCCTGAAGGGAAGGTGA